The Desulfuromonas sp. DNA segment TCTTCGGCCGACGCGAGCAATTGCGCATTGGGGAAGAGAGAAGTATCCCCGGTCTGGTCCGCTGTCGGGTTTTCAATGACCGGGGTGTCCTCGTCGGTCACCGGGGCTTTGCTGCTGCTGGAACTGCCGCACCCCCCCAGCCCAAGGGACAAAAACGCGGCCACCACAAAAAAGACCAAAAACCTGCCACTCCGTTTCATACACCAGCCTCCTGTAGAGAGATATCGGTAAAAAGCAGAGCCAGTTTGCCATTTCAACACATTAAATACCAATACAAAATATAGATACTTTCTTTTATAAATATCAGCTTTTTCGATAGTCAAAACCGTGCGCCCCTCTCAAAGGCCCTCCTCCTCGAAGAGATAGGCTCGGGGGTTCCACCCCTTGAGACGATCAAGCCCTGCGGGTCCAGAATCCCCGGCATGGCCTGCGACGTCGGCCCCGAGCACGAGCCATATTTTTTTGCTCCACTCGGCCCAGAACCCCGAAAGGCGCAGCCTTCCCTGGCCATCGCTAACGCCCCGAGCCAGGATGTGGCCCCAGGGCGGCCGGCCGGCATATCGGACGAGGGCATAGTCTGTGGCCGGGAGCAGCCGATGGGCATTCAGCACAAACCCGCCCTCCGCTTCGTCGAAGATCAGCCTTCCCCGCGCCCCGCCGGAAACCGCCTGCCAGGAGGCCGGGTCCTTCTGGAGCAGACTCAGGCGTCTCTCCCCTGCCTGCGCCGGCCCTGCAACCGCAAAAAACCCGAGGATGACGAGGAGCACAAGCCATTTCATCGATCGGACGAGAGCCGCTCCCACGCCTCGGTGCTCCCCTCGTAGTTCCGCCCCCCTTCCAGCCCCGACAGGCGATGGACGGTCCAGCCGTACCCGGAGCGGATGCCGCCGGTGCAGTAGAAGACCGCTGGACGGCCCGTCGGAACCCCTTTTTCCGCAAGGAGCGCCCGGTAGGCCCGCGGGGAGAGGGGACGGTTCTCTTTGCCGGTGAAGAGATCGGTCCAGGGGATATGAACCGCACCGGGGAGGTGTCCCTTGAACCACTCCCAGTACGAGCGGGTGTCGATCAGGGTGACCCCGTCCAAACCCTTTTCCAGATCCGCGGTGGAGATATTGAGGTCCTCCCGGAGCGTGACGCGGTAGGTCGCCGCCGGCCGCGCATCGCCCCCGGAGCCCTCCTCGAGGGAAAGCCCTGCGGCCTTCCACCCCTGGACGCCACCGTCCAGAAGGCGCACCGGTCCCCTGTGGCCGAGCCAGGCGAGGGTCCAGACGGCCCACCCCTCGCCCCCCCAGCTGGTGTCGGCATCGCCGTAGACGACGACCGGAGTCTTCTCGTCGATA contains these protein-coding regions:
- a CDS encoding rhodanese-like domain-containing protein, with the translated sequence MRKGTPQVTRFFCKGIVSTVLLLLGLACLSLPTEASASEDDLGLIEPGDLAMKSAGWAILDGRPRAEWTKGRLPGAHSFSWEDYTRTDREGVPYRIWHPHELAKVLGEMGIDEKTPVVVYGDADTSWGGEGWAVWTLAWLGHRGPVRLLDGGVQGWKAAGLSLEEGSGGDARPAATYRVTLREDLNISTADLEKGLDGVTLIDTRSYWEWFKGHLPGAVHIPWTDLFTGKENRPLSPRAYRALLAEKGVPTGRPAVFYCTGGIRSGYGWTVHRLSGLEGGRNYEGSTEAWERLSSDR